In one Acidimicrobiales bacterium genomic region, the following are encoded:
- a CDS encoding pyridoxal phosphate-dependent aminotransferase, translated as MSTHRISTRVAAITESATLAVDAKAKALRAQGEPVIGFGAGEPDFPTPPHIVAAAVEACADPRNHHYTPAGGLPELREAIAAKTLRDSGYEVDAKQVLVTNGGKHAVYNTVLTLIDEGDEVLLPAPYWTTYPEPIRLAGGVPVVLPTDESSGFRVTVDQLEAAWTPRTKALVFVSPSNPTGAVYPPGEVEAIGRWAAERDVWVITDEIYEHLTYGDHRFSSIATLVPELRDRCVVLNGVAKTYAMTGWRVGWMIGPPDVIAAAANLQSHVTSNVANVSQRAALAAVSGPLDAVAEMRAAFERRGRSMVKHLEGIPGVAVLEPEGAFYAFPNLSAYLGKTLRGRSIGSTLDLCAVLLEEAKVAVVPGEAFDAPGYARLSFALGDDDLGEGCTRIADLLSEVTL; from the coding sequence TTGTCCACGCACAGGATCAGCACGCGCGTCGCCGCCATCACCGAGTCCGCCACCCTTGCCGTCGACGCGAAGGCCAAGGCCCTGCGCGCCCAGGGTGAGCCGGTCATCGGCTTCGGCGCCGGCGAGCCCGACTTCCCGACGCCGCCGCACATCGTCGCCGCCGCCGTCGAGGCGTGCGCCGACCCCCGCAACCACCACTACACGCCCGCGGGCGGGTTGCCCGAGCTGCGGGAGGCGATCGCCGCCAAGACGCTGCGGGACTCCGGCTACGAGGTCGACGCGAAGCAGGTGCTGGTCACCAACGGCGGCAAGCACGCCGTCTACAACACCGTGCTCACGTTGATCGACGAGGGCGACGAGGTGCTGCTGCCCGCCCCCTACTGGACCACCTACCCCGAGCCGATCCGGCTGGCGGGGGGCGTGCCGGTGGTGCTGCCGACCGACGAGTCGTCCGGCTTCCGGGTGACGGTCGACCAGCTCGAGGCGGCCTGGACACCGCGCACGAAGGCGCTGGTGTTCGTGTCGCCGTCGAACCCCACCGGTGCCGTCTACCCGCCCGGGGAGGTCGAGGCCATCGGGCGCTGGGCCGCCGAGCGGGACGTGTGGGTGATCACCGACGAGATCTACGAGCACCTCACCTACGGCGACCACCGGTTCTCGTCGATCGCCACGCTGGTGCCCGAGCTGCGGGACCGCTGCGTGGTGCTCAACGGCGTCGCCAAGACCTACGCCATGACGGGGTGGCGGGTCGGCTGGATGATCGGGCCGCCCGACGTGATCGCCGCGGCCGCCAACCTGCAGTCGCACGTCACGTCGAACGTGGCCAACGTGTCGCAGCGGGCGGCGCTGGCCGCCGTGTCGGGGCCTCTGGATGCGGTGGCCGAGATGCGGGCGGCGTTCGAGCGGCGGGGCCGGTCGATGGTGAAGCACCTGGAGGGCATCCCGGGGGTCGCCGTGCTGGAGCCGGAGGGGGCGTTCTACGCCTTCCCCAACCTCTCGGCCTACCTGGGCAAGACGCTGCGGGGGCGTTCCATCGGGTCGACGCTCGACCTGTGCGCCGTGCTGCTCGAGGAGGCCAAGGTGGCGGTCGTGCCGGGCGAGGCGTTCGACGCTCCCGGCTACGCCCGTCTGTCGTTCGCCCTGGGTGACGACGACCTGGGCGAGGGTTGCACCCGCATCGCCGACCTGCTGTCCGAGGTCACCCTGTGA
- the serC gene encoding phosphoserine transaminase, protein MSAPTPAITIPASLLPADGRFGSGPSKIRLEAVEALAKTGPTYLGTSHRQAGVRFTVAALRNGLAELLSLPDGYEIALGNGGTTAFWDAASFGLIDRHSQHVSFGEFSSKFAKVVAAAPHLDDPSVLTAEPGSAVDPVAAADVDTYCLIHNETSTGVMTAFARPAGAADDALVLVDATSAAGGLRFDPAQADAYYFAPQKGLASDGGLWLAALSPAAVERIERLSADRWTPASLDLGIAVDNSRKDQTYNTPALATIFLAQQQVEWINENGGLPWAAARCDKSAETIYGWAEASDYATPFVTDLALRSTVVATIDLDDAVPATTVSAVLRANGVVDTESYRKLGRNQLRIALYPAVDPADVEALTRCIDHVAEALSA, encoded by the coding sequence ATGAGTGCCCCCACCCCAGCCATAACCATCCCCGCGAGCCTCCTGCCCGCCGACGGCCGCTTCGGCAGCGGTCCCTCCAAGATCCGGCTCGAGGCCGTCGAGGCGCTGGCGAAGACCGGGCCGACATATCTGGGCACGTCGCACCGCCAGGCCGGGGTGCGGTTCACGGTGGCGGCGCTGCGCAACGGGCTGGCCGAGCTGCTGTCCCTGCCCGACGGCTACGAGATCGCGCTCGGCAACGGCGGCACCACCGCCTTCTGGGACGCGGCGTCGTTCGGCCTGATCGACCGGCACAGCCAGCACGTCAGCTTCGGCGAGTTCTCCTCCAAGTTCGCCAAGGTGGTGGCCGCGGCCCCCCACCTGGACGACCCGTCGGTGCTCACCGCGGAGCCGGGCTCGGCGGTCGACCCGGTGGCCGCCGCCGACGTCGACACCTACTGCCTCATCCACAACGAGACGTCCACCGGCGTGATGACCGCGTTCGCCCGCCCCGCCGGCGCCGCCGACGACGCCCTGGTGCTGGTCGACGCCACGTCGGCTGCCGGGGGCCTGCGCTTCGACCCCGCCCAGGCCGACGCCTACTACTTCGCCCCCCAGAAGGGCCTCGCCTCCGACGGCGGGCTGTGGCTGGCGGCCCTGTCGCCCGCCGCCGTCGAGCGCATCGAGCGGCTGAGCGCCGACCGCTGGACGCCGGCGTCCCTCGACCTCGGGATCGCGGTCGACAACAGCCGCAAGGACCAGACCTACAACACCCCCGCGCTAGCCACGATCTTCCTGGCCCAGCAGCAGGTGGAGTGGATCAACGAGAACGGCGGCCTGCCGTGGGCCGCGGCCCGGTGCGACAAGTCGGCCGAGACGATCTACGGCTGGGCCGAGGCCTCCGACTACGCCACGCCCTTCGTGACCGACCTGGCGCTGCGCAGCACGGTGGTCGCCACCATCGACCTCGACGACGCGGTGCCGGCCACCACCGTCAGCGCGGTGCTGCGCGCCAACGGCGTGGTCGACACGGAGAGCTACCGCAAGCTGGGCCGCAACCAGCTGCGGATCGCGTTGTATCCGGCGGTCGACCCGGCCGATGTCGAGGCCCTCACCCGGTGCATCGACCACGTGGCGGAAGCTCTCTCCGCGTAG